From a single Fusobacterium pseudoperiodonticum genomic region:
- a CDS encoding thioredoxin family protein produces MEKIKTYNDLLETIKNKEKFLLYIKTEGCSVCEADFPRVKEIIDENNYTSYYIQADEMTEAVGQLNLYSAPIVILFYNGKEIHRQARIIDFSELDYRVKQTL; encoded by the coding sequence ATGGAAAAAATTAAAACTTACAATGATTTATTAGAAACAATTAAAAACAAAGAAAAATTTTTGTTATATATAAAAACTGAAGGCTGTTCAGTGTGTGAGGCAGATTTTCCAAGGGTTAAAGAAATAATAGATGAAAATAATTATACTTCCTATTATATTCAAGCTGATGAAATGACTGAGGCAGTAGGTCAATTGAACCTATATTCAGCACCAATAGTTATACTATTTTACAATGGAAAAGAAATTCATAGGCAAGCTAGAATTATTGATTTTTCTGAATTAGATTACAGAGTAAAACAAACTTTATAG